A window from Leuconostoc mesenteroides subsp. mesenteroides encodes these proteins:
- the truA gene encoding tRNA pseudouridine(38-40) synthase TruA: protein MPRYKAVIAYDGAEFFGFQLQTKNGVESVRTVQGELNKVINKMAKNPSPQIKVVGASRTDTGVHAFGQVVHFDLPFNIDPAGVRKGMNTLLPFDVIVNHVERVADDFHARFNTHSKRYIYRVSTTDYKDPFKRKYTGHFHWKLDINRIKAALPDLLGEHDFASFAASGNETATTVRLITRADVDEKPEEHEIVFTFEGNAFLYNQIRIMVGVLLEIGTGKRPVHDIVRLIEVKDREQARYTAPASGLYLDEIDYN, encoded by the coding sequence ATGCCGCGATATAAAGCAGTTATAGCTTACGATGGTGCTGAATTTTTTGGATTTCAATTGCAAACAAAAAATGGTGTCGAGTCTGTACGTACAGTTCAAGGAGAGCTTAATAAAGTCATCAATAAAATGGCAAAAAATCCGTCGCCGCAGATTAAAGTAGTAGGTGCATCGCGCACAGATACAGGCGTGCATGCTTTTGGTCAAGTAGTGCACTTTGATTTACCATTCAATATTGATCCAGCAGGTGTGCGCAAGGGGATGAATACATTGTTGCCATTTGATGTAATTGTAAATCATGTTGAACGTGTTGCTGACGACTTTCATGCAAGATTTAATACTCATTCAAAACGATACATTTATCGTGTATCTACGACTGATTATAAAGACCCTTTTAAACGTAAATATACGGGACATTTTCATTGGAAACTAGACATCAACAGGATTAAAGCTGCTTTACCTGATCTCTTAGGCGAGCATGATTTTGCTAGCTTTGCTGCTTCAGGGAATGAGACGGCTACAACTGTTCGGTTGATTACTCGGGCTGATGTTGATGAGAAACCAGAGGAACATGAGATAGTGTTCACTTTTGAAGGAAATGCCTTCCTATACAATCAAATTCGTATTATGGTTGGCGTACTATTAGAAATTGGTACCGGAAAACGACCGGTGCATGATATTGTTCGATTGATAGAAGTTAAGGATCGGGAACAAGCTAGGTATACAGCACCAGCAAGTGGCCTATACCTCGATGAGATTGATTACAATTGA
- a CDS encoding pyridoxamine 5'-phosphate oxidase family protein, whose product MTFFEEYIQASRGLVFVATVKDNQPSIGIMGFAVSPERENLWYFNVDPTSYKVNDVDNNDRVAIITPFNENGARIESNDATMTRSNKTWADVKPLFIGNKSYMQAHPNIENEIVLELYIHSASLTSYGYKKDVNFE is encoded by the coding sequence ATGACATTTTTTGAAGAATATATTCAAGCTTCTCGGGGGCTTGTTTTCGTTGCAACTGTTAAAGATAATCAACCAAGTATTGGAATTATGGGATTTGCGGTCAGTCCAGAACGTGAAAATCTGTGGTATTTTAACGTTGATCCGACATCATATAAAGTGAACGATGTTGATAATAATGACAGGGTAGCTATCATTACACCATTCAATGAAAATGGCGCACGAATTGAATCAAATGATGCAACTATGACACGTTCTAATAAAACATGGGCAGATGTTAAACCATTATTTATTGGCAATAAATCTTATATGCAGGCGCACCCAAATATAGAAAATGAGATTGTACTGGAACTCTACATTCATTCTGCTAGCCTTACGTCGTACGGGTATAAAAAAGATGTTAATTTTGAGTAA
- the rplM gene encoding 50S ribosomal protein L13: MRTTFLAKPGEIEKKWYIIDAKDVVLGRLSTVVASILRGKNKPTFTPNVDMGDNVIIINASEVKLTGKKATDKVYYHHSNHPGGLKARTAGNYREFNPEKLIELSIHGMLPKNTLGRKQGLNLHVYAGSEHDHAAQKPEALDINKLV, encoded by the coding sequence ATGCGTACAACATTTTTAGCAAAACCAGGTGAAATCGAAAAGAAGTGGTATATTATTGATGCAAAAGACGTCGTTTTGGGACGTTTGTCAACAGTAGTAGCTTCAATTTTGCGTGGTAAGAACAAGCCAACGTTTACACCAAACGTTGACATGGGTGACAATGTCATCATCATCAATGCAAGCGAAGTTAAGTTGACTGGTAAGAAAGCTACTGATAAGGTTTATTACCACCACTCAAACCACCCAGGTGGTTTGAAGGCTCGCACAGCTGGAAACTATCGTGAATTCAACCCTGAAAAGTTGATTGAATTATCAATCCACGGTATGTTGCCAAAGAACACTTTGGGACGTAAGCAAGGCTTGAACTTGCACGTGTATGCAGGATCAGAACATGATCATGCCGCACAAAAGCCCGAAGCACTTGACATCAACAAGTTAGTTTAA
- the rpsI gene encoding 30S ribosomal protein S9 — MTTAVQYAGTGRRKNSVARVRLVPGNGQITMNGKSIEEYIPFANLREVVLQPFNVTETLGNYDVLVNVIGGGYSGQAGATRHGIARALLTVDPDFRAALKAAGLLTRDSRMKERKKPGLKKARKASQFSKR, encoded by the coding sequence ATGACTACAGCAGTACAATATGCCGGCACAGGTCGTCGTAAGAACTCAGTTGCTCGTGTACGTTTGGTTCCAGGTAATGGCCAAATCACAATGAACGGCAAGTCAATCGAAGAATATATTCCTTTTGCTAACTTGCGTGAAGTTGTTTTGCAACCATTTAACGTTACTGAAACATTAGGTAACTATGACGTATTAGTTAACGTTATCGGTGGTGGTTATTCTGGTCAAGCTGGTGCAACACGTCACGGTATCGCCCGTGCTTTGTTGACAGTAGATCCTGATTTCCGTGCAGCATTGAAGGCAGCAGGTTTGTTGACTCGTGACTCACGTATGAAGGAACGTAAGAAGCCAGGTTTGAAGAAAGCCCGTAAGGCATCACAATTCTCAAAGCGTTAA
- a CDS encoding helix-turn-helix domain-containing protein: MKIDNNVQHIRKNLNLTQDTLAKNIGVSRRTIVSIEKGNYTPSLMLAFQLARALKTPLTELFTITEVDEI; the protein is encoded by the coding sequence ATGAAAATCGACAATAATGTTCAGCATATTAGAAAAAACCTTAATTTAACACAGGATACACTGGCAAAAAATATCGGTGTTTCTCGTCGTACGATTGTATCAATAGAAAAAGGTAACTATACGCCCTCCTTAATGTTAGCTTTTCAATTAGCGCGAGCACTGAAAACACCCCTCACTGAACTATTTACTATTACTGAGGTAGATGAAATATGA
- a CDS encoding triose-phosphate isomerase — MSQHNASRIPFVVANWKINKLHADVAEFLDQVNGKVPAENIVETGIAAQDLFLSDMVRATAHSPIHIVAENVHWEDSGAYTGETSPKALKDIGAKYVLIGHFERRKFFNETDSTVNLKVTAALRNGLRPIIDVDEDMSTYAQFMDAEPSVAQVAAALAGVSVDQIRNVTLAYEPTWAIGSGEAASAAQAQKAAHLIRQTLAKLYSPVIAEQVRVLYGGSVTPDNAREIMLQKDIDGVLVGTSALDPEKFLQLVAIAQDPEVPEFNIENT, encoded by the coding sequence ATGAGTCAACATAATGCTTCGCGTATACCCTTTGTAGTTGCGAATTGGAAAATTAATAAGTTGCACGCCGATGTTGCAGAATTTTTGGACCAAGTAAATGGTAAGGTGCCTGCTGAAAATATTGTGGAAACAGGTATTGCAGCACAAGATTTATTCTTGTCAGACATGGTTCGAGCTACAGCACACTCACCCATACATATCGTCGCAGAAAATGTTCATTGGGAAGATAGTGGGGCTTATACAGGTGAAACATCGCCAAAGGCATTGAAAGATATTGGTGCCAAATATGTTTTAATTGGGCACTTTGAGCGGAGAAAATTCTTTAATGAGACCGATTCAACAGTTAATTTGAAAGTCACTGCTGCACTTAGAAATGGTTTGCGGCCAATTATTGATGTTGATGAGGACATGAGTACTTATGCCCAGTTTATGGACGCAGAACCCTCAGTGGCTCAAGTGGCTGCTGCCTTAGCGGGTGTCTCTGTTGATCAAATTCGCAATGTTACACTGGCATATGAGCCTACGTGGGCAATTGGATCAGGTGAGGCCGCAAGTGCGGCCCAAGCGCAAAAAGCAGCTCATTTAATACGACAGACGCTGGCCAAGTTATATTCGCCTGTTATTGCAGAACAAGTTCGCGTGTTATATGGCGGATCTGTGACGCCAGACAATGCTCGTGAAATTATGTTACAAAAAGATATAGATGGCGTGTTGGTTGGCACGTCTGCGCTTGATCCAGAAAAATTTTTACAATTGGTAGCCATTGCACAAGACCCTGAAGTGCCAGAGTTTAATATTGAAAACACATAA
- a CDS encoding phosphopyruvate hydratase: MSLITDIIAREVLDSRGNPTLEAEVITELGGFGRGMVPSGASTGEHEAVELRDGDKSRFGGKGTTKAVANVNDAIAKALVGKFDVTDQRAIDQAMIELDGTENKGKLGANAILAVSIAAARAAADELGVPLFSYLGGANSYVLPTPMMNVINGGAHSANKVDFQEFMIMPVGAPTVKEAIRYGSETFHALKKLLEADGKATSVGDEGGFAPDFADNEEPLKYLIRAIEAAGYKPGKDIAIAVDVASSELYDAETKTYKLRWSTGEEFTTPEFIKYLEDLADRYPIISIEDPIDENEWEDWATITAELGKKVQLVGDDFFVTNTQYLEKGINMGAANSILIKVNQIGTLTETFEAIEMAKEAGYTAIVSHRSGETEDTTISDLVVATNAGQIKTGSLSRTDRIAKYNQLIRIEELLDTTAKYKGIHSFYNLSAAAREVIENK; the protein is encoded by the coding sequence ATGTCTTTAATTACTGATATTATCGCACGTGAAGTCCTTGACTCACGTGGAAACCCTACACTTGAAGCTGAAGTTATCACAGAATTAGGTGGCTTTGGCCGTGGAATGGTGCCTTCAGGTGCATCAACGGGTGAACACGAGGCTGTTGAATTGCGTGATGGAGACAAGTCACGTTTTGGTGGTAAGGGAACAACAAAGGCTGTTGCCAATGTTAACGATGCTATCGCTAAGGCTTTGGTTGGTAAGTTCGATGTAACTGATCAACGTGCAATCGATCAAGCTATGATCGAACTCGATGGTACAGAAAACAAGGGTAAGTTGGGTGCAAACGCTATTTTGGCTGTTTCAATCGCTGCTGCCCGTGCTGCTGCTGATGAATTAGGTGTGCCTTTGTTCTCATACTTGGGTGGTGCAAATTCATACGTATTGCCAACACCTATGATGAATGTTATCAACGGTGGTGCTCACTCAGCAAACAAGGTTGATTTCCAAGAATTCATGATTATGCCTGTTGGTGCACCAACAGTTAAGGAAGCAATCCGTTACGGTTCAGAAACTTTCCACGCCTTGAAAAAGTTGTTGGAAGCTGATGGTAAGGCAACTTCAGTCGGTGATGAAGGTGGATTTGCTCCTGACTTCGCTGACAACGAAGAACCTTTGAAGTATTTGATCCGCGCAATCGAAGCTGCTGGTTATAAGCCTGGTAAGGATATCGCAATTGCTGTCGATGTTGCTTCATCAGAATTGTACGATGCAGAAACAAAGACATACAAGCTACGTTGGTCAACAGGTGAAGAATTTACAACACCTGAATTCATCAAGTATCTTGAGGACTTGGCAGATCGTTACCCAATCATTTCAATCGAAGATCCTATCGACGAAAACGAATGGGAAGACTGGGCTACAATTACTGCAGAATTGGGCAAGAAGGTTCAATTGGTTGGTGATGACTTCTTCGTTACTAACACACAATACCTTGAAAAGGGTATCAACATGGGTGCTGCTAACTCAATCTTAATCAAGGTTAACCAAATCGGTACTTTGACAGAGACTTTCGAAGCTATTGAAATGGCTAAGGAAGCGGGTTACACAGCTATCGTTTCTCACCGTTCAGGGGAAACAGAAGACACAACGATTTCAGACTTGGTTGTTGCTACAAATGCTGGTCAAATCAAGACAGGTTCATTGTCACGTACTGATCGTATCGCTAAGTACAACCAATTGATCCGTATCGAAGAGTTGTTGGACACAACTGCTAAGTATAAGGGTATCCATTCATTCTATAACTTATCAGCTGCTGCCCGTGAAGTTATTGAAAACAAGTAA
- a CDS encoding DNA-3-methyladenine glycosylase I (constitutive, catalyzes the hydrolysis of alkylated DNA, releasing 3-methyladenine) produces the protein MDNLKRCSWVDNYPASDMMTVYHDKEWGQPNQYSDEELFELLTLEIFQAGLSWETSLKRRLGMNHAFLSFDIDLVSKMTDDDIERLKHDPNIISNRLKITSTIHNAQVIRQIRQQKGSFSDYMWSFTDGQIINHHIVSGDEIPSQNELSQQVTKDMKKQGFKFIGPVIVYSYLQAIGIINDHEQCCSFNPDYTRL, from the coding sequence GTGGATAATTTAAAACGTTGCTCTTGGGTAGATAATTATCCAGCTTCCGATATGATGACAGTTTATCATGATAAAGAATGGGGACAGCCCAACCAATATAGTGATGAAGAGCTATTTGAATTACTGACTTTAGAAATTTTTCAAGCAGGTCTAAGCTGGGAGACCTCATTAAAAAGGCGTTTAGGGATGAACCATGCATTTCTATCCTTTGATATTGATTTAGTATCTAAAATGACAGACGACGATATTGAACGTTTAAAACACGATCCTAATATTATTAGCAACAGATTAAAAATAACATCGACCATTCACAATGCACAGGTCATCAGACAAATTCGTCAGCAGAAAGGAAGTTTTTCTGATTACATGTGGTCGTTCACTGATGGTCAAATTATCAATCATCATATTGTTAGTGGGGATGAAATTCCTAGTCAAAATGAATTATCGCAACAAGTAACGAAGGACATGAAGAAACAAGGGTTCAAATTTATCGGACCGGTAATTGTGTATTCTTACCTACAAGCAATAGGAATTATCAACGATCATGAGCAATGTTGTAGTTTTAACCCTGATTATACAAGATTATGA
- a CDS encoding HD domain-containing protein has product MAKLQGVILLNTDAAALQIVDSRGRQIEHVKREYSEKNLSLSSFSAEVMQRALSQLQRFQQLLRDYGVEDVRLYGSENLSKMLNAIYFVDQVENVTGLELLWLNANQENYYRQLALRVHEEKILNERYTFVLGVSSTRIDLSYFENNQFKFSQHSAIGPVRLTQSIRDMAAEFSEIPDLIPEFIDSKLADFWHMLPPFQSTDTIILLGADVVNQLFLNNKSKTTVHKSELQSLISDFNRMNKQAIAEQYGIDSNDVWMVFMEAVLVVEVMSAIGATNLHISSLTVLDGLVVKDNNAQNDIITAARGIADRYMVEEKHRELVLKYTWRLFDRLKKMHRLSARDRLLLGVAALTHDVGSFINSQKHYQYSEEILEGIDFHGLSTSEQRMIAAIARYHSAETPDNALRSTQEFSPRQRMRIAKMAALLRLADALDDSRLQKISKLTVSIGAEKITVIGQSAKNLQLEMYIFAQKAHFFEAVFGLPIVLKHQVKRS; this is encoded by the coding sequence ATGGCAAAATTACAGGGTGTTATTCTTTTAAACACTGATGCTGCTGCACTGCAAATTGTTGACAGTCGTGGGCGTCAAATTGAGCATGTTAAACGCGAATATAGTGAAAAAAATTTATCATTATCTAGTTTTTCTGCTGAAGTAATGCAGCGCGCATTATCACAGTTACAACGGTTCCAACAACTTCTTCGTGACTATGGTGTAGAAGATGTACGATTGTATGGCAGTGAAAATCTTTCTAAGATGCTGAATGCCATTTATTTTGTCGATCAAGTAGAAAATGTAACGGGCCTTGAATTACTTTGGCTGAATGCCAACCAAGAAAATTATTATCGGCAATTGGCATTACGTGTTCATGAAGAAAAAATTCTAAATGAACGATACACATTTGTACTAGGTGTCAGCTCTACCAGAATAGACTTATCCTATTTTGAAAATAATCAGTTTAAATTCTCGCAGCATTCGGCTATCGGTCCAGTACGGTTAACACAGTCTATCAGAGACATGGCCGCAGAGTTTAGTGAAATACCAGATTTGATACCGGAATTTATTGACAGTAAATTAGCAGATTTTTGGCATATGCTACCACCTTTTCAATCAACTGATACAATCATTTTACTTGGCGCCGATGTAGTAAATCAGTTATTTTTAAATAACAAGTCTAAAACTACAGTTCATAAATCAGAACTACAGTCATTGATTAGTGATTTTAATCGGATGAATAAACAAGCTATTGCTGAGCAATATGGCATCGATTCAAATGATGTTTGGATGGTTTTCATGGAAGCAGTATTGGTTGTCGAAGTGATGTCAGCTATTGGTGCTACTAATTTACATATTAGTAGCTTAACAGTCCTAGATGGACTGGTTGTTAAAGACAACAATGCACAAAATGATATTATTACTGCCGCACGTGGTATTGCAGATAGATATATGGTTGAAGAGAAACATCGAGAGTTAGTTCTTAAATATACTTGGCGACTATTCGATCGTCTAAAAAAAATGCACCGATTGAGTGCGCGTGATCGGCTTCTATTGGGTGTCGCTGCTTTGACGCACGATGTTGGCAGTTTTATCAATTCTCAGAAGCATTACCAATATTCTGAAGAAATTCTAGAAGGGATTGACTTTCATGGATTATCAACCTCTGAGCAGCGAATGATTGCCGCCATTGCGCGTTATCATAGCGCTGAAACGCCAGATAATGCACTGAGATCAACGCAAGAGTTCTCACCAAGGCAACGTATGCGTATTGCTAAAATGGCGGCTTTGCTACGCTTGGCAGATGCACTTGATGATAGCCGGTTACAAAAAATTAGTAAGCTAACTGTGTCTATTGGTGCAGAAAAGATTACAGTAATCGGACAATCAGCCAAGAATTTACAATTGGAAATGTATATATTTGCACAAAAAGCGCATTTTTTTGAGGCTGTGTTTGGATTACCTATTGTATTGAAACATCAGGTGAAAAGGAGCTGA
- a CDS encoding RNA degradosome polyphosphate kinase, producing MMTDLKQHKYYVNREMSWLAFNRRVLEEGRDTQNPILERANFLAITQKNMDEWFMVRVASLQQQMFVGHDKVDASGLSPKEQLIKISAAAGEQIKNQYQVLNRSIIPTMKKLGFSLVHKDDLTDTQVNFLKEFFEKELRPVLTPMAIDSTRPFPFLANDTLNIGVRLKKNDEQAEKYIAVLQVPETSGRVIALPEDNQVILVEEVVQLFLDALFPGYTIKESNVFHILRDMELDVADDEDTPNILQEVQSKLQERERGRVIRVIVSTNTGKMLMTKLIKALQVPDDRIYEVNGPIDLTFISSWLKVIDAPTLGYTSFQGYENPDLTADKIFESIRKRDYLLHHPYDSFRPVVQFIQTAAIDEDVLAIKMTLYRVSGNSPIIKALSDAAQRGKQVTVLLEIKARFDEENNVHWARELEQKGVHVVYGLRGLKVHAKMAMVVRRESDTIRRYVHLATGNYNDVTANFYTDLGLLTVDSELGADVASIFNILTGYSDPSFFHQLHMSPDGIREFIYQKINVEIKNAKAGKPSGIRMKFNSLSDERMIRHLYEASETGVPVELIVRGITMLKVGIPKVSETIAVHSIVGRFLEHSRVFIFHNDDNPQVYLSSADLMTRNLNRRVELLFPIRNDDLSQQVINIFEIMWADNVKTRVLQPDGSFDKIDRRGLSSVNAQEMFIAESMVKQIELKQQQDRENSQKEFEPINNPFIGGES from the coding sequence ATTATGACAGATCTGAAACAACACAAATATTATGTCAATCGTGAAATGAGTTGGTTAGCTTTTAATAGACGTGTACTCGAAGAAGGGCGCGATACACAAAATCCTATTCTTGAGCGTGCTAATTTTTTGGCGATTACACAGAAAAACATGGACGAATGGTTCATGGTTCGGGTGGCAAGCTTACAACAACAAATGTTTGTAGGTCACGATAAAGTGGATGCATCTGGTTTATCGCCGAAAGAGCAGCTAATTAAAATTTCTGCCGCTGCAGGAGAACAAATTAAAAACCAGTATCAAGTATTAAATCGTAGTATTATACCGACTATGAAAAAGTTAGGTTTTTCATTAGTTCATAAAGATGATTTGACGGATACACAAGTTAACTTTTTAAAAGAGTTTTTTGAAAAAGAGTTGCGACCAGTTTTAACGCCGATGGCAATCGATAGTACCCGACCATTTCCTTTTTTGGCAAATGATACGTTAAATATTGGGGTTCGTTTGAAAAAAAACGATGAACAAGCTGAAAAATATATCGCAGTATTACAAGTTCCAGAGACCTCTGGACGTGTGATTGCACTACCAGAAGACAACCAAGTGATTTTAGTAGAAGAGGTTGTGCAATTATTTTTAGATGCACTTTTTCCAGGTTACACCATTAAAGAATCAAATGTTTTTCATATTTTGCGTGATATGGAATTAGATGTTGCTGATGATGAAGATACGCCTAATATTTTGCAAGAAGTACAAAGTAAATTGCAAGAACGGGAGCGTGGACGAGTTATCCGTGTGATTGTAAGTACTAATACGGGTAAAATGTTAATGACTAAACTTATCAAAGCTTTACAAGTGCCGGATGATCGAATCTATGAGGTGAATGGTCCGATTGATTTAACATTTATTAGTTCGTGGTTGAAAGTAATTGATGCACCTACATTAGGGTACACATCATTTCAAGGATACGAAAATCCCGACTTGACTGCTGATAAAATATTTGAAAGTATACGAAAACGCGATTATCTGTTGCATCACCCCTATGATTCATTTAGACCAGTAGTTCAATTCATTCAAACAGCTGCGATAGATGAGGATGTGTTAGCCATTAAAATGACGCTATACCGTGTGTCCGGTAATTCACCAATTATTAAAGCACTCTCTGATGCTGCTCAACGCGGTAAGCAAGTGACAGTGTTACTTGAAATTAAGGCACGCTTTGATGAAGAAAATAATGTCCACTGGGCGCGCGAATTAGAGCAAAAGGGCGTCCATGTGGTTTATGGACTTCGAGGACTAAAAGTGCATGCTAAAATGGCCATGGTAGTGCGACGGGAAAGTGATACGATACGTCGATACGTCCATCTCGCTACTGGAAACTATAATGATGTTACAGCGAATTTTTATACGGATCTTGGACTGCTAACAGTGGATAGTGAATTGGGCGCAGATGTGGCTTCGATTTTTAATATTCTAACGGGTTACTCTGATCCAAGTTTTTTTCATCAACTGCATATGTCACCCGATGGTATTCGTGAATTTATTTATCAAAAAATAAACGTCGAAATTAAAAATGCCAAAGCAGGAAAACCGTCTGGTATTAGGATGAAATTCAATTCGTTATCTGATGAACGAATGATTCGTCATTTGTACGAAGCAAGTGAGACTGGTGTACCAGTTGAATTGATTGTTCGAGGAATTACAATGCTCAAGGTTGGTATTCCGAAAGTCAGTGAAACCATAGCTGTGCATTCAATTGTTGGTCGTTTTTTGGAACATAGTCGGGTATTCATTTTTCATAATGATGATAACCCGCAGGTTTATTTGTCCTCTGCAGATTTAATGACAAGAAATTTGAATCGACGTGTTGAATTGTTATTTCCAATTCGCAATGATGATTTGTCCCAACAGGTGATTAATATTTTTGAAATTATGTGGGCAGATAATGTTAAAACACGTGTTCTGCAACCCGATGGGTCATTTGATAAAATTGATCGCAGAGGCTTATCTTCTGTTAATGCACAAGAAATGTTTATAGCCGAATCTATGGTGAAACAAATTGAGTTAAAGCAACAACAAGATCGAGAAAATTCACAAAAAGAGTTTGAGCCGATTAATAACCCGTTTATAGGAGGTGAATCATGA
- the ppx gene encoding exopolyphosphatase, with amino-acid sequence MTVIAIIDLGSNSVRMTISRYHQDGHYEVLNRLQEMVRLSEGMGENKVLQPEAIKRTMNALKNFKEMLDKYPKAKIKAVATAAVRQATNQMVFLTEFEKTMGFSLQVLTGEEEAHYDYVGIVNTLSINDALILDTGGASAELILVRNKESVHEISLPIGAVTISEMFLEKDVINAASLFQAIVALRQMFGDVSWLNDAMHLPLVALGGSNRTLAKISRRQRKITDMPIHGYHLSKQDATDIYQKILSKNLVGRQKMAGLAKDRGDIIVGGLLPLIELLIFLGGQQVIFSQAGLREGILFETIRQETGQRVIAPEPASMTID; translated from the coding sequence ATGACTGTTATAGCAATAATAGATTTAGGATCGAACTCAGTACGGATGACGATTAGTAGATATCATCAAGATGGTCATTATGAGGTATTGAATAGATTACAAGAGATGGTGCGTCTCTCCGAAGGAATGGGTGAAAATAAAGTTTTACAACCTGAGGCTATTAAACGTACGATGAACGCTTTGAAGAATTTCAAGGAAATGTTAGATAAGTATCCAAAGGCAAAGATCAAAGCAGTGGCCACTGCAGCTGTTCGGCAAGCAACAAACCAAATGGTATTTCTGACAGAATTCGAAAAAACAATGGGATTCTCGTTGCAAGTACTAACAGGAGAAGAAGAAGCACACTATGATTACGTTGGTATTGTTAATACGCTAAGCATAAATGATGCCTTGATTTTGGATACTGGTGGTGCCTCTGCAGAATTGATTTTAGTTCGAAACAAAGAATCAGTTCACGAAATAAGTCTGCCCATTGGCGCAGTGACAATTAGCGAAATGTTTCTTGAAAAGGATGTTATTAATGCAGCTTCGCTATTTCAAGCCATCGTAGCATTAAGGCAAATGTTTGGTGATGTTTCTTGGCTCAATGATGCTATGCATTTACCATTAGTGGCATTAGGTGGTAGTAATCGTACTTTAGCTAAAATTTCACGACGTCAGCGGAAAATCACTGATATGCCAATTCATGGGTATCATCTGAGTAAGCAAGATGCAACAGACATATATCAAAAGATATTAAGTAAAAATCTAGTTGGACGACAGAAGATGGCTGGTTTGGCCAAAGATCGTGGTGATATTATTGTCGGTGGCTTATTACCATTGATAGAACTGCTTATTTTTCTAGGTGGACAACAGGTCATATTCTCGCAAGCTGGTCTGCGAGAAGGCATTTTATTTGAAACAATTAGGCAAGAAACAGGCCAACGTGTTATTGCGCCAGAACCTGCTTCAATGACGATAGATTAA
- a CDS encoding YigZ family protein yields MIEYFTIEPSSFTWEKEIKKSRFILNMARITSENDARCFIEKINKVHYKASHNVFAYVLGDNDSIKRYSDNGEPSGTAGIPMLEVLQKNNLHDVVAVVTRYFGGIKLGAGGLIRAYASTVAEGLESINFVERLTRLQVTISIDYKHGETLNYWLNSHNYSIIDTQYDVTIHVVVPVSEEDLAKFQSDLIDQFSGHILFDIGDETHFEIPVK; encoded by the coding sequence ATGATAGAATATTTCACAATCGAGCCCTCATCATTCACTTGGGAAAAAGAAATTAAAAAATCACGCTTCATTTTAAACATGGCACGCATCACTTCTGAAAATGATGCTCGCTGTTTTATAGAAAAAATAAATAAAGTCCACTATAAAGCTAGCCATAATGTTTTTGCTTACGTATTGGGTGATAATGATAGCATTAAGCGCTATAGCGATAACGGTGAACCAAGTGGTACAGCTGGCATACCAATGCTAGAAGTTTTACAGAAAAATAACCTACATGACGTCGTAGCAGTAGTAACTCGTTATTTTGGCGGTATTAAATTAGGTGCAGGTGGATTGATTCGTGCTTACGCTAGCACAGTTGCTGAAGGACTTGAGTCAATTAACTTCGTGGAACGACTAACACGTCTACAAGTTACTATTAGCATTGATTATAAGCATGGAGAAACATTAAATTATTGGCTAAACAGCCATAATTATTCAATAATAGACACACAATATGATGTAACTATTCACGTCGTAGTCCCAGTATCTGAAGAGGATTTGGCCAAATTCCAATCAGATTTGATCGACCAGTTTTCTGGGCACATATTATTTGATATTGGTGACGAAACCCACTTTGAAATTCCGGTAAAATAG